The Epinephelus lanceolatus isolate andai-2023 chromosome 10, ASM4190304v1, whole genome shotgun sequence genomic sequence TCTTTGTGAAAAAATACATCCTAAAGTTAGGACAAAATATAAACcttaaacaaaaactgaattCTTACACAAACCTTTGCGTTGATTTATCTATAAAAGTATTAAAGCTTTGGTCACATGGCGCTTTCTCAACATCCAAAAGTAACCAATTAAAACAATGGATGATtgatacatacacatacacatgtaaacactaaattcttttctgctgctgctattTATATGTCCTGCTTGTTTTGTAATGTTGTTCTATATGTACATACGTACGTCACTACAGCTCAATGAGCAACACTGTCCGGGGGAAAAGAAACAAGAGAATCTTACACTTAAAACACGTTTCTTTGGATGATGCTGAAACCTCATATTggcattcttcatgaattgaagtaaacagggaccgaGTTTAACAGCAGGACAATACCAAAACATCAgtctacaaactctcacacaactaaTGCAGTATATGCAGCTCATACAGTATGCATGCACATGCTCCGTTATGTTCGAGGGTGCTACTCATGAGCCAAACTGTAATGTTTTGGCAAAAATGCAggtgtttgggaagtgctgagcgTACAGCTGGATGaacgagacttggattatactgcaagagttgtgtgactttgtaaactgattttttttatacagttttgCGGTCGTTAAACACAGCCCCAATGACTTCAATTCTTTAAGAATGTTCACCTCTTTCGGATTCctcgttcaccatggaggcatgcactAAGAACAAAGTGttcttcacaaatttaaggTAACATACGATGAGCAATTGAtgaacaaatggtcattttgcaggtgaaattTTACCCCACACTGCTGATGTGGCATATCTTAATTTTCTAAATGTATCAAAATTTGGGGTTCAAGCACTTCAGAAAGCTGGGAATTACTCTTGTGGAGCTAGTTACTTTATACACTGCTCAAACAAATTAAGAGAAcatttaaatcacacatcagatcttgatgaacgaattattcaagttgaaaatctttactgatgtacatagTGTAGTTTGTTGGGAACAaaccactgagggctggattcaaaatcacactgaaaatcattaataatttaaatcacaggctgatccaactaaCGTGAATTTCATCACTGCAACTCGTGATGTGACTCAGTGGTGTGTATGGCCCTCACTTGCCTGTATGCATTCCTGACaacatctgggcatgctcctgatgagtcggcGGATGGTGGGGATCTCCTCTCAGACCTGGTCGGTAACAGCCGGTCTCCTGgaatctcctccatgctcttgagactgtgctgggagacacagcaaaccttcttgtgaCTGCATGTATGGATGtgtcatcctggaggagctggactacctgtgcaacctgactgggctgcaggtacagcctcatgctaccagtagtgacaaagACACTAgtagaacacaaaactagagaagaatcagtcaggaaggataaggagagagcaactgtctgtggacaccatgtgtaaaaccattccctttttgggggttgccttgcttttgcctctccattgcacctgttgtcactttgatttgcaccaaagcagctggaactgattcacaatcacttgtgtttcctaaatggacagattgatgtccctgaagtttaactgccCTGGTGTTaaactgtgaccattaagtgttcccttactttttgagcagtgtatgtAAACTCATGATTAGCTGTTTGTATAAACTGagccttttcattttttttttttttttactaattttgtCTTCCCTTTTTTAAAACCACTTAAGATAAAACCTCTGTTACGCTAACTTCATGCAATTTGTCCAAAGAAACAATCCTCAGATGTATCTAAACACCTACATTTGGGTTATGTTCCAGCACTTAAAGCTTACATTTATTCTACTGGAGCTTTGTTGACCCTTGAACTTTACATTTACTACACATGTAAACACTTGTTTAGCTGATATTGCATGTACTGAGGCTTTCACTGAGAAATCAGTCTTTGCAGAGAGACCGAATGAGGCAGGAGGATGTCAAAAGGGGATGCCATAACATGCTGCATTACAGTGTGTGAAGAAAAAGTCCCTGTCATAGTTGTTGAGGTGAGTGACCTATAAACATGGGAAATCACAAACCACCCACAACAAACATTAATGTGTCAGTGGGGGGCTGAACCACAGACGTATTTCTGTATGTGTcacaaaaatactgttttcatcTTATTCAACATAAGCTTCTTAACAACTTGTGTTCGTAgatatttgtttcatttcaggGGAAATGAAGGtagacatttatttttacatcaaagttatactatgtgaaactgcaatTTGGTTTCATTAATCCAATAAAAGTTTCACACTATTTGTTATGTGGTGCTTCTCAGTTTCATCCCGCCTGCAATACTCTTTGTCATCCACAAGTGGAGCCACCTACACCACAGCCTCCTTCCTCCACTAGGTCCAACCACAGCTCTCTGTGCAGGGGGGGGGGGAAAACTCCATAATATCTTCACTACAGGGCCCATGTAAAAGGGAAAGCCCTGTCAATCTGACATGTCTATCAAAGAGAAGCAGCAGATGATTTTGGACACTGAGAGTGCAGCACACACTGGGTGAGTTAAGATTTAGTCAATTCATTTACTtcaattgtttgtttgttttacttatCTCTCACATTACTAGACTTTATCAGGTGTTCATCTATCAGTCTGTGGGTATGATCATAACTGCCTAGATGCTGAAATCTCCAAACTATGCAACTATGTGTGATCAGAAGAATACATGTGTTCAAggatttttgtcttgtttttgtttttttcagtatttccaCAATATTTGTGTCAGGGTCACAATAACAAGGTCAATAATAACATGTTTTGGTACAATTTAAAATTTGGAGTTCTAAAAAACATCTATCTTTGAACATCAAATCCCACAGTGGGGAGTCAACAGTCAAAGCTTCTCACATCAGTGCAGAAAAAGAGGTTTAATACGACTTGTTGGGATATTGTCTGGATTCAGTTACTGAGAAATCAGCGCTCAACCTTCATGACACACTCTATACAAATAAGGGTGCGATGTAGAATTACACACTTGATTCATTCAGTAGCCCCAGATACATGAAATACGCTGCTGTCCACTGTAATGTGTGACTTTCAAATAAGAACTGggttaatatttttttcccacagcTGTTGGTCAGAAATATTTATTTCCAGttcagactttttttaaaaaaaatcatcagatgGGGGCAAATAAATAATTTAGCATATTTATCAGCTTCAATAAAGATACATAGAGATTTGCTTTCAACTAGTCCTTTCACTGTCTCACATGCTAAACGTGTTACGCCCACTGTTCGTTATACATCGTATGCAGTGGAATGTAAAGAAGAGCAACGTGCTTGGATTGGTATGCAAAGTATGTTAGTGGAAATAACCTGCGGACCATCCTAACATTCTTGTTGAATGGAGTTTGACTGACAGTCACTTGAAAAAACAGTTCTGGGTCAGTGGTATTTCAGCAGCCTTTGATGACTCTCTGTGATatcattacaaaaaaacaaccaaaccaCAAACTACAGGCTGACATGCTACTCTGTGCAGGTTCCAGAAAACCCCCCAACTCCCACTGAGGTTAAATTGTAGAGAAGTGGCACCATGGTGGCTATGAGCTGAGGGTACATGTGACCATAATGCAATGCGTGCATCACAGCTAATCTCATACATGTGGCCCTGCTGCTGTGTGTAGTCTGGTTTAGTTATACTTAGTGATTTTAGAGCTGCAGGTTAAAGGACAGAAAGCATCTATTACATTCTGAGTTTTGCTTGTTATTCCTCAGAGTTGTGTTAACATATTATTTACCAAATAAGAGATAAATAAGTACAGCTACTCATTCACTGAGAGGAGAAACACGAGTAGAGAGACAGGTTTTAAACACTTGTCCTGTCAACTTGTCTACTGTCCTACCACTTAGAAtattcttcatgaatttaagTAAATGTCCACAGCgttcaacagcaaaactataacaaaacatcagtttacaaactctcacacaacttgtgcagtataatccaagtcccatttatccagtcgtacagtcagtacttcccaaacacctGTATTTTCGCTAAAACATCACAATCAGAACAAACAGTATCCTGCACAAGCGATTgtaggcatgcgagaaaaacaaagttcatgGTAACACTCGGTAAGTTACTTATAGTTACTTTAAGTTGAAGCACCAGTTACCAAGTACTTCAACAgaaaaatgattatttgtaaGTAGAAGTCCTGCGTTCAAAATCGTACTACAAATTATCATCAGAAAAACGTACCTGATGAATCACAGTAACTTGTTCAAGAGTAAAATGGACTCTGTGAGAGACTTATTACCATTTATTACATCATAAGGTTGTGAATACAgatgcatcagtgtgtgagcaTTACTGTTACAATTACAAGATAACTCTGAAGGGGCATCGAAGAGtaagagacaaagaaaaacaaagatccACTACAGAAATTTGTCTTCCTTTTTTAGCTTTTTCTCAagtctttgcttttgttttttaaaaatctgatcATTTTTGGACCTCAAGCAGAAGTTGAGAAGTTCAGAGGAAAAATGCCTCTTTGGTGGAGCTTCGATCATTTTATATTCTTTTTCaagtaaaatcttaatctgaaaaTTAGTAATTATTACAAAGTCGCACCAGATGTCTGCAGTGAAGCTTGTGGTAAGAGTTATAGTCAGAACTGCAATAAGGGccaggaagtaaaaaaaaagtcagatgtTAACATTATGTTAAGCCTCCAGGGAAGTCATTAAAATCAGTACAAATATATGACAAACCtaatgtgtgtacatgtgtgtgtgtgtgtgtctgtgtttgacagAATGGAGGGTCAGTCGAGGTCCTCTCAGAAGTACGTGCTGCTGCAGGTGTGGTGTGGTATCCTCACTGTGGCCATGGTGGTTATGGCTGCGCTAGTCCTTTCCATCAAACCCAAGTCAACTGAGGTCAGTACATCTGTCACGGTGACGGGAGACAAGAAAATTTACATTTAGATTCGAGAGTCATTGGTTAACACTTTACTCAATGTCTGAATACTGATGTAGCTGGACTACTACTTAGACTGCCTAGTGTTGAATGCCATCACATGTGGAGTCATGTCTCATGTGTGCTTGAAAAATCCATTCGTGTAATTCTCATGatgtcacataaaaacacacagtaatgTCTGAATGATGTTACTACTGTATGTGCAAAAGAAGTGGCTGTTCACTGTGTTTTATGCCATCACAAAGCACTTCCTATCTAATCTCTGTATTCATTTCAACAAGATTTGTTCTTAGTTCAGCTTGTTGCTTTAAATGAAGCCCAGACTCCCTGAGGGTGCCTCTAGGGGGCAGCAACGTCGTGACTGATGTGATGTCGCGGCTGGATCTGAGCTATGTCTGAAACAGGGATACTCCTAGGTGCCTCAGTGTAGTAAATGTCTATATAATGTGATTCAATGCCACAAACTACCACCTCAAAAAGGACCACACAGTTTGAATGAAGTTGTATTTTAGTTTTGGTTATCTTTATCTTTTCCAGTTAAACTTAAGGATTCCTTCATTGTGTGGGATTTTCCTACATTGTATCCTACCAAAATTCACAGAATTGGctgaaaaaatacacatttcccACCAAACCAGATGGCAAAATAACAAGATGATgaatatgatgatgatgcaaaTGATGATGGTTTTCTATTTTCTAGGGCACAGTCACTACACTGAAGCCAGGTTCTGTCAGTCCAACAGGTCCACCAGGTACAATAATTAGATGTCACTTCAAACAACCTCACATTATTGCACAAATTAAGATCTTGTGAGTAtttcagtaaaaatgtaaaaacgcGGCACATTTACATGAATGaaactggaatttttttttgtcttgcagTCAACACTGTCCCAGCTCCCTTAACGTCTATACGTAAGTTTGTCACTACTGTGTTCCCACACATTAAACTTTTCCATTATATTTCACCCTATTTCCATGACTTAAAGTAGTTAAAAATGGGCCATCCTATATAGCGATATAGCCAGACATTACTGAACACAAACTTCCCAGGCATTTAAGCAACTCGCTTGTTAGACATTCTTGCCGCCAACTAGCTGCAGATCAGCATATACCAAAAGGTCGCGCACCTTTTGGGGGGATAGAAACACAAAGATCCTGTAGATGTCAATGAAATTTAACGTGTTTAAAGATTTAATTTTGACACGTTTGTGTGCATCATTTCTTCATAAACAAACGTTTGTTTTATAGACATGTCTAAAAATTGTTTTGTGACCGTGCCTGATGCTGTGCACTCCTGAATccttaataaattaatttggaTTGCCTTCATGCCCCTCAATGACCCAAAACAGCGGACAGACATCACggatttctttatttcttcattATTCAGGATCCCTGTAAGTTGTTACAGCAATAACAGCTACTCTTCCTGGGGTGTTATGATACCTGGTGCCACAGCTTTTCGGCATTTTACTTGTTTCTCTCCTGATGTGACGCCACATTTCTGTCGCTTTTCTTGGCGATTACCTGATAGTGGTCTGGGCTGCGTATCAGATAATAGCCTACTAGTGACGTTTCAACGGTTGCGCAGCACAATGCTAGATTTCAAATCAGTAATACAAGGAGCATATTTCACATAACATTAAGACATGTTTGGaatttttattaaacatatcttaaaaaacagccaaaataatttatattcaatttttttctaaAACATCCTGTTAATTCAAAatcatttccaggcctggaaaacagttCTTTCTAATTTCATAACTTATCCAGTAAtttcatgactgtgggaaccctgtaacGAGTAATATCACAAGCCTTTAAGAAGAAGTTACATCCACCTGGAACCAGAGCTCAAAGAATAAACATACTTTGAACATTTCCAGTAACTGCATCATCAAATAACCTCTAAAATGTTTCTTTACAGGATCCTCTCTCTCATACATCCAGCTGGTCAAGCGTAAGTACACTTCCTCTTCTGGTTATTATTCAGATCATTTACATTGCTTCCTCTTGTGCGGTAAACTCATGTGTTGATGACATGAGTATTTTTAGATAGCATGTTTCTAAGTGGCTAAAATGCTTTAGTGATGTACTTTGTATATTTAAATCTTTGGTTCCTCATCTCACATTTCTCAGTTTGATTGTTTCTATGAAAAACTGGTCtagaataaacaaaaatatgtcAAGTTTTGATATTTCCAATGgcagcagaaacattttcaaCTGTCTAAAACATCAATACACAATGTAAGGGGCTTTTTGTCACTGTCTAGGAGCGAGTACTTCTATCTAGAGCTGTCACGGCAAACAGACTTTCAATGGTCATACAGAGAAAACTACATTATATAAAGAGACAGGGATGCCACTGTCTTGCCCAAAGAAGTCTCAACTGACCAAAATGCAAGATGTGTTTTGAGTACAAAGTTTGACTCTCAAACTGTTGCCACACTTGACACCCACACATGCCGGGTGCAGCAAGTTCAGACATGCTCTTTGGGAGCTGCTGACAGTCATTCTGAGAAACGTAGGAAGTCTTTAAGTGAAGCAGATGATGACAGGGCAGATGAAGGGGAAGTGGTTGCACCATAgagtaaataacaacaaagcagCTCCCCATATGAATGCTTTAACTGATATTTTTAAGTGAGATATTCAGGCTGACAAAGAAAGAGTTCTCAATGGGTCCCTGAAAACGTATCAGGTTCTTGCTACGAGCGATGGGGTCcgacatgaacacacacaattCTGCACAAGTTAGTTTTTGTGTTCCTATTTTTGTCCTTATTTTTCTCACTGGTGGGTGGAGCACAGGAAAAAGATGATGTCACATGTTTAAGCGATTGTTTGCACATATAAAACGTTGGGTAACACTTTATTGAAGGGATGTGCATGAGACTGTCATAATACGGCCATAGCTATGACATGACATCTGTCATTAACATGAAGGAGTCTTTATTAATGTTTATGACTGTTGGcattaagtgtcattttgtCAATTAAGTCTTTTTTAATGAGTAATTCTCTTGACCTCACAAACAGTGACACACTCAGGACTTTTCATTGAAATGTCATACTTTTAAATACCCCAACGACAGCAATAGATCATTTAAgagattgtttttctttgggTGTTTTTACACAACAATACATTTTGTACTTGGGGAAAAAACCCGTTGACTACTTGAATTACTTGTTCTTCCTCAAACTGAGGGCTCTGACATATTCATGTCATATGCATGTATATTTTGTACTTGGAGCCaaaatgaaataacaacaacaactagaAGGATTACTTGTTCTTCCTAAAACGGAGGCTTCCAACATTCTCAGCATGTACATTTTGTACTTtgggcaaaacaaaaacagcaacaacaacaaaaataggaTTTCTTGTTCTCCCTCAAACTTAATGACATCTTTATCATAAGTCCAAATTGTACCACTGTTGAGGTCACCGAAGATATTCATGACGttcatgacatgacatgacctTTATAATGGTCCAATGATGGCTGGTTTCAAAACCAACCACACATGACAGTTTAATCTGATGTTAACTGCAAGTTCCCGCTGAGCTCACAGATTTTACATTgtaatgacatcacagatttttaaatagCTTTTCTTGGCTCAAGGGAAGTTTTACGAATATAAAACCTCAATGGATCAAATACTCAtgatagaaagagtcataattgaccttgtttgcaatTCAAgatgtcctgtcaacagttttacagatgtctcatTTACAGGGGGAATGCTTTTTAGGTTTTTGGGccgcaggggatttttttcGCTGCAGTACCACGAGTAGCCAatttgctgcaaggctgcaCAATTTTCCTGGAGGCCTGGTTTTTACCCACTGATATCAAACAcacatctcttcctgtcttaTTCCATATTGCTCTGTGAGCTACACCAACCAACAAATGCTTAAGTTGCATATTTATACGACCGGTGTGGCCAACTAGTCACTCAAAGTTTCATTTGACTGGATGAACTTTTGTAAACACCCCTGAgtgcaggatgagtcatcaaacatttaaaaattttATCTGACTGTACAAGACAAGAAGAGACAGTgattttgatgtaaaaatactctgacaCTGACTTTTCTTTTGTATGTATTCGACatataacaaaaaaatcaatgatcAATCAAGACACTGACACAGGATTAAACAGGGAAAATGTactttacatttaattaatgaGGACTTTAAGTTTAATAATTAGGCCTGTTATGGCATTTGAGTCACAGGTTATGTTGTCTTGGTTAATCTCAAGTCATCATAACAAAGACAcctcaaacaatgtcaactttgCATTTCATTACTGACTGAATGATGACAGACTCTCTCATGTTCATGCCAGGTGCCACGTCAGTCTAATGATCATCCCTAAAGCGTTACCAAAAGTTGTACTACAACCTCATCTACTTTTACACTTCAACAGAAACTACAGTACATTTGCCAACTGTTATATCGGAGAGATAAACTACTACATTCACAAACAATTCatctgcacgcacacacagtcagagatAGACATACAGGCTTCTCATGTTTCCAGTCCCATGCATTTCGTTCCGCccaccacactgcctttttcCTCTGTGAAGTGGGTTCCTAAAACCTCAACAAACCCGACAAAGAGCTGTAATGTGGGCTGCGCTGACTTATAGGCATAATTACAGCCCACAGCAACAAACATCATCAGACAGTTTGTCAGGGGATGCTTAGTCTGccaaatgaaaagaaattagCCATTAATTGAAACATCAACCTCGTTTACTTGATGTATTTATTCAACGAGAGTTGTTTCAAAGGGCCTTGGTAGGTTACAGAGCTACAGTTTGGGCAAGAGAGGTCTCACATGTCCCAGCGTTAAGTTTTTATGTGTGACATGAAAATGTATAGCCTGAGCAACTAACCAAAGGTTTGCCAAAACCCCTACAGCTTCGATGAGTCAACCTTGGCAAGACTCAGACAGAAGATGTACCTCCTGCTCCCTCATCCTGCATAACGACTCTATCCACTGCACAGAGAGCGGCCTCTACTTCATGTATGCCCAGGTCACCTTCAGCAAGCTCCAAAAGAAAAGTCAAACCGTATCTGTGATTCTGAAAAGAAACGCCTCATTTGGTAAAAGCGAAATACATCTGGTTGAGGGGACCTTCCCGAACACAACAGTGGGCCCTGTGTGGGTGGCCAAGATGGTCAGCCTCACAGTGGGAGACAGTGTCAGCTTAAATATCACAGATGATTTTCTAACAGGCACCGCATTGACATTCTGGGGTGCCTTTCAGCTTCATTAGCACTGCGGGTCTCCGGGATTTGTTACTGTACAAGAGTTGGGGTTGGACTGGTATGTTATTAGTAAGCCTATACTAATATGTTTCAACAAAAGCTGTTCATCACCTGTACTTTCTTCTCAGATTTTGTGACGGACATTTAACTCCAGTTTTTGCCAAAAATAATACTCAAAACACCAGGGATTCATCAGTCATCAAAATTGCTGGATCTTATTTTTTGCAGGGTAGTAAATCATGGagctagggctgcaactagcAATTACTTTCATTGTCCATAtgtctgctgattattttctctagtaatcgattagttgtttggtctataaaatgaaagaaaatggtGATAAATATTGAACAGTATTTTCTAAAGCCCTGAATaacatcttcaaatgtcttgttttatccacaacccaaagatattcagtttgctGTCAtagagtaaagaaaccagaaaatattcacatttaaaagctggaatcacagatttttgatttttttttatcaatcaaACCAATTAATCGATTATTAAATTAGTTGGTAATTAAAGGTTcaggggatttagtggcgtctagtggtgattgcagattgcaaccagctgaaacttctcccagctagaattcatttagttttcattgttaaggaggttttaaccaggagccgaattatccacagaggtgtcCTCCTCTCCAatactagaattaccaccccaTAGTTGTATGCCTTTGcccaccagtcaagtttctcttacagtttacatccatgtctgtgaaaacatggatgattCACCCACATTTTTTAACCCTGACAGCGCAGaggatctttttctttttctaattcagtgtctgaccaaatgtttcccccTCAGATATGACACTGAGTAATGGCCGGAAAAGTGATTTATGCAGAAtgttatgatgtcatagtgaaactgacctttgaccttttggatataaaatgccatcacttcagtattttatcctatcagacatttgtgtgaagttttgtcataattagcaaattaattcttgagttatggccaaaaaagaTATCCTGTGAGATCACAATGACCTTGGACATTAACCAcaaaatcagttcattcttaagtccaagtggacgtttgtgtcaaatttaaagaattgTTCTAAGGTATTCTTGTGatcacgttcacgagaatgagacagatgaggtcacctTGAGGTTGACCTTTGACGACCATTTCTGCCCAAATAACCCCCGAAATCGCAcagactggacctttaatttcaCAGCTGGCAACTAATCAATTGATTGATTTATACCTGCAGCTCTACATGAAACACTAAAATGCTAAAGGCTTCATCGGGCAGGGTGAGGAACGACATATTTAGCTGATCAAAACCTTTTAATAAAAGGCCGCATCTTCACATCCTACGGACCTTTGGGCAAAATATTGGCAAAACATACTGTACCAGTTCAACCTTGGCAAAGTCTCTACATTTAAGTATGCCAGCTGGTTCTGCTTCTTAAAATTGTGTGGTGTTTGATGGTCTTGTAAAATTTTAAGCTAACTGGATTTTAAATTAATGCAAAGTGTGACTGTCTGATGCATGaatatgtttgttttcactGCTATGTTCTTATGTAATTTATGAAATGTAATATTATATTGTTGTGGAgaggaaataataaaaattgtAGTATTTGAGAGCCACCGAGTCAATTTCCTGGCTTTCAATTTGCACTGCAAGCTGCCAGTTGACCACATGGTGGTGCCACCGTCCTCCAACTAAGAGGTCACATCAAAGACTGTATGTGCTGTTTAGTCATTCTGTCACCTGCTCGCCATTATTTTCACAGATCACATTAAACAGCGTGATAACACATTGCAGTCATTGATTACTGAAATAAACTTGACACAAACCACaaagacattttgcagatgCCTGAGAAACCTCGAGTATTGTTAAAAAACAGCTGACACAAATGTAGTTTTGTTCATCTTATGGCCCTGAGGCAAACACTGCACGCACATACAGTACGTGACACTGCACAACTTTAACAAGTGTGTTGCACTGAGCAGGCAGGAGTAACAGGAAGCCACATATTTGGTGCAACGTCAGTCACAATGCTTCCCCTTTACACATCCTCAGACATATTTAAACATGAAACGCCCTCTGATCTGATTAGGCTGTTTGGTCATGCAAAAAAAGCTATTAATGCACTCAATATTGAGTGCATATAACCAGTCATAGATAATGTTAATGTGTGTCTTTCTATCTGACCTTAACACTCCAGTCCTTCAAATATACACTAATTAAGCTGCTCAAGTCTCTGCAGCAAATGAACCAAAGCAATTGGTTCATGTTTATTTGTGGATTCTAACCACCCTGATTGCGATTCATCCGCTGAGCTGCGTAAGGGAAATCAATCCAGTCAACATTAAGATTCTACACTAAACAGCTCACAAGCTCAGAGCCCCTTGGTGCCATCTTTGCTATTTCTACTTTCATTTAAGGTAAATTGATAAATGTTTGTACTTCTATTTGTGAGAGAACCCTGATTTATCAAGACAAGATCTACACAAGAGGCAACCTCCAAAGCTGAGGCCAGCGtttaaatgccaaaaactgctgtTCCTCAAATGGCTACTTGAGGTTGGCTCCAAAAGCCAGTCAATCCACACAGTACACCATTTGAAAACGACTaatgtcacagcagaaataaacatggcGGTTAAAGCCTGGTAcataaaatggttttggtctctattcACCTTATTTGTGAGGGCGCAACTGTAGAAATTATTATAGtggaagcagcagtacgacagcTGGTTGCATTGAATGTCCATAATTAGTCCCAGTGGCTAAGTG encodes the following:
- the lta gene encoding lymphotoxin-alpha — encoded protein: MSIKEKQQMILDTESAAHTGMEGQSRSSQKYVLLQVWCGILTVAMVVMAALVLSIKPKSTEGTVTTLKPGSVSPTGPPVNTVPAPLTSIRSSLSYIQLVKPSMSQPWQDSDRRCTSCSLILHNDSIHCTESGLYFMYAQVTFSKLQKKSQTVSVILKRNASFGKSEIHLVEGTFPNTTVGPVWVAKMVSLTVGDSVSLNITDDFLTGTALTFWGAFQLH